CTCACAATTTAATTTTCATGTGTGTGTTGATGCTTTTGTCCATTAGTCAAAATTTGCATTCCACTTGAACGTATGTAATTGCATTTTAATTTTTGAAGACTGCACTCACTGGCCAGCATTCAATGGGCACCACATTGGCATTGCAGTAAAGACACCCACTAAACACGTCATGCTGCTTTGACGTCTTGCATGAGCGCTGGTAGCGATGCGAGCAAAAACCCACGATGAAATGTGCCATAACTGCAGTAAAATTTCAATGATGCAAGCTTCTCTGGACTTTGCAAAATATTAACACCATTTGAAGGTTGTGAGCTCCGTAACGAACCGCAATCATAGCACCAAAGTGAAGGTAGGACATTCTTGTTTATACATAATATATTGTGGTTACTTTCAGTCGAAGTAGTCCCATTATGGCTTCCTAGACCTTTATCTTCTCAGTGTTGTGATGTGCTAGATGCATCAGGAATGCACAACTttgcattcatttattcatttcattcCCAGTCGCTGAACACCACAGTAAGTGTTTCGCGAGCATCATGGAAGACCCAAGATATTGGATGTCTTCACAACTGCACACTTCGGCCTTACTCCTCTTCTACCTGGGAGGTGTCAAGGCAGCTCACAAACTCTTATCATCCATCGTACTTTCATCGATTTACTATCATCCATCATATTATTAAGTACAAACTGTACTTAATGCATTTTGGCCAGGGCTCTTTCAAAATGTGCATTGTCCAGAAATTCTGGTCGACTATAATCATGTCACCGAGATTCGACTAAATGAGCTGTTGGAAAAGCCCATTCCCCACTTCATACAGTTGAACACCTTTATAATGAAATGCTTGGGGCCTTGGAAACTCCTTattatacaggtcactttgttGTAATGTTCACGCACTGAATAGCTCACAATAGAAGTGGTACAAAATTATTGCTTCATTATACAGGTTATTTTGTTGTGGAGGTGCTCGGCCGTAACACTTTTATTTGATTGCACTTGCGTGCCTTCTGGTAAGCACAGCTATTCTTTGGTCCTTCTGGCATATCAAATTTTTGTGAACATTAAGATTTTTCTAGTTGTGTGAAGCAGCATTTTTGGGGGGCGAGGGTTCCCTTTTGCACAAGGGTTTACTTGATGGTAAAGCTAAAATGTTTTTGCAGCAACTCATCCTCTAGTGTTTTAAATCAAAGCTGATTACTGTAGATACATTTTTAATGCCTGCATAAATTTAAAGGCAATGGTTGTAGAGTACTTTGATATGAGCCGTAACAGAAAGTTGCATTTTACACAACAATATCTTCGTTAATCCGATTTTCTTTATAAGCATATGTTCGTTATATCCATGTATGTGGTGAATGGCGCACCTTGAGGGCTGGCGAGGGCATTCGCGATCACGCGTCATTTCAGGGAGAAGCAAAGCAAAAGCGGGCAACGTGGGTGGCCTAAGCGCCAGTAATCATACGGAATGCGCGGTTGAGTGCGTGCTTGCCCCGGGCGTGAAAGCTTCGAAAGCCATCATCAATGGAGTTCGTAAATGGTTCCAGACATGAACATCATGTAACTGATCACTCTAGCGCAATAAAAACGGAAATAATAATGACAATCAGTCACTCATAAAGTGTgggagtgcgggaaaaaaagctgacaagtcagcttgactagttctcAAGGTGAAACATACCCACTAAAAAAAAGGCAAAATGATAATACACGGCCGAGTGACGGTGTTTGTGACCATCAATATCGGTGGTGTCCAAACCACAACTTGAATGGATAGCGCCCACTGAATTTAAAATACCGATCTTATAGGCTATGCATTCTCTGGTTGAATGCACCCACGCAATGCGAGAGCCGGAACACGTCATAGAAGTCGGTTCTTTTTGCACCACCGtttgctttgtttttgttgtatTTTATCCAAGGGTCATTATTTACACGAAGTAGCGTCCACGTGAGGCTTAGCTCGAAGTAGCCAAGTAGCGTTCACGTGAAGTAGAAGCATATCTCGAAGGTCATGCTTTTGTGTCTCGACGGTGCCTAACAAGAttgcagacgacggaagcgacgTCATGGCCGCCATAAAGTATCTGAGTACTGAAGATGCCAATCCAAGTAGGAGCTCTAGCCACAAGGTGCGACAGGTCGCGGGTCATGTCAGCATCTGTGGGGAAGCCTGTGCTGTGGGTTTGCAGTAGCGTTGGTGCACAATCTGTCAGCATGTCTCCTGAGCGGTGTCGGGGCTGTGGGTGTGAGATCGGATGTGAGGTAGCATGCACGCCGTAAGCTGGCGGGCCGTGGCATGTTCGGTGTGGCGTGTGAGCCCACGCTAGAGTGCCGGGCATGTCAGACGGCGGGTCGAGGCCCGTCTGGAGGCACTGCAAGCACTGCCCCAAGCAACGCGCCTTCAAGACAGCGGACGAGTTTCGGATGCACTTGCGCGAGCGCCACTGCACCAAGGAAGGCGGTTCGTTTGTGTGCCGCTACGGTGAACATGAAGTGTGCGCGTCGTTGCCCCTCGAGGGCGTCAGCGATGAGGACTATGAGGCGCACGTCGCCAAGCACCATCTGCTTCGCGAGTACTGGCCGGACGCGGTGGCCGAGGCGCGATGGACGTTGCACCGTTCGGCGCAGAACTTACCGGCGGTGCTGAACGACCCGCGCCGCAGCCGCCGCGAGGTCGACTTCTTCACGCGCACCTGGGGGGACCACTTCACCGAGGCGCCGCCGGCCGGCGGGGAAGGACCCGCAGCGCGGATCACTCGCCAGCTGTTCGACCCGTATCTGGCGCGATGCGCGCGGTCGCGCCGGCCGTGCTCGTCGGCGACGGCGACCCCGGAAGCTGCGCCCGCTGCTGGAAGCGAACTCTGCCTGCCCGCCGTCTTCCTGGGTCCCGAGCTGCGGCTCGAGGAGCCGGCGACGTTCGCGCAGGCCATACCGTGGGCGGCGGGGCCGTCGCGGCTTCTTCAGGAGCGGCTCACACACTACCTGGACCTGGTCGAGGTCcagctggcgcgccaggtgtCCCTGCGCTCGGACGCGTTCTTCCAAGCGGTGCGATCGCACGACGTGCTCGCCGAGCGGTTGTCGTCCTGCGCGTCCGTTGCGGCGGGGCTGCGCTCCCAACTGGCCCGCGCGAGAGACCAGCTGGCCGGCGGTGGGCTGCGGCTTCTGCTGCTGTGGCGCCGCCGCGCGCGGCAGCGGACGCTGTGCGCCAAGCTCCAACTGCTGGCCACTCTGCACGAGGCGCAGCCCACCATACAACGGCTTCTGGCCAGCGGGGACTTCGCGCGCGCCCTCGATTTTATCGAGGCGAGCCGCGAGATCGTGGCGCTCGAGCTGGCGGGCGTCCAGAGTCTGCGCCACCTAGGCGCGCAGCTGCTGGAACTAGAGCGGCACATCGAGCGGAGCATGGCTGCCGACCTGGCCCGGGGCCTCAGCGCAGAGCTGAACAGGCCGCCTGACGACCTGGCCCCCATCGGGCAACAGGTGGGCACACTTGTGGGGCTGCCCGTGTTGCACTGGCAGCGCCGGTGTGCAGGGCAGCTTGTATTCAGATTTTCATTTTAACATTCTGCGCAGGAATGTCGCATTAGGTGTAAAGGCTACTGTATAAAATATAAACTGCATAAAAAATATGTTGTATTTTATGGCAAATGAAAAGAGCTATGTATATATGTTAAACATGTTAAGACATCTTACTGATGTCTTGAAATTGGGAGTGTGTCACTCCATTCACACATTACCATAGTGTGGTGGCACCTGCACAGGCACATACCCAGGAGGGGTACATGCCTGCACCTGCATGAAACGTCTGTAATTTGAGCCTCCATCCTATGTGTGACACAGCGTCTGTGCAATGACATTAAAAACAGAGAGAACTGCAAAGCTCTTAAGAACAGAATGCAGAGTCCATACACTGCacagccctcgaagaatggtaCACTTCTATTAGCGCACTCCGTCTGGCAAACGATGTGTAAAGCATtgcgacagcagcccacagcaacAATTTTATTTTTCCACACACACAGTACATACATGAAAGCTTCTTGAGAATGTCGCTAAAGAGTACTGACTGTACTGGTGGCAGACGTATCGCTGGCGGCCACGCACTTCCATGTTGATATTTGGTGATGTATTTGCTATCTTCGTTAAAGGTTTCATGGGGTTCGAACCATCTGGTTAGGGCTCACTGGCACTAAAAAAGGTGAAATCTCAGTCACCAGACTTGTTGGATATCAAAGTGGGGTCCCTCAATAGGCTTCTCGGGGACGTGAGCTCACTGAGGCGTGTTTTCCATTTTAGTAAAAGACACCTATTGAGAGAAAAACCAAGCGAGAGTGATTTAACCACAGAGCGATGTCAGTCCCAGCCACTTAGCTGGGATTGATATCGCTTTGTGGTTAAGTCGTATATGAGTGACGGCTACAGGCAACATGACGAGGAGGCAGCACGATACTCTGGGTCATGTGTTTCGTCACTTTTTTGTTAGTGAGCACCTCTCTTAACACACCTTCCACTCCGGTTTGCCTGTGTCTTTGTTAACTACTATGAACAGTTGTGGTACAAGCTTTGTGGTGCCCATTGCTCAAATGACACTGTATTTAGGATCAAGGGGCCGTACTGTCATACACTGCAGCCCAAACACCACCCTTGCACAGAGGCGGAGATTTTATTTACAAGAAAGGCAGAGATGTTGGCATGAACTGGTGCACTAGCCTACTACTCTGCACAGAGGAATAAGGAAGTAGGGTGGAAGTATAGAGATAAGTTATAAGGAGGAGAAAAGAGGTGGATGTATATGTACTTCGCACAACAACCCTACTGAAGCCGCTCATCCAGTCCCACGGAATGCAGGGACTCAAAAACACCTTCATTGCCTGCCTCATAGTTGTAGCACCAGCCCATAGCTTGAGAATGCCTTTTGACAATGGTTGCTTGCTGACAATGCCTAGAAAACTGTCTAGGCTAGGCTAGGCTCAGGACACATAGGATCACTCAAGTCGCTTCAGGGCAATGAGCGACAGGTTCTAAATATCCAGAACCGATAGATCGAGCAACTAGAACAAGCGATCCGGTCACAAGATGACCTATCTTGTCGCCATCAATGGTCATATCACATGATAAATTTCAGAAATTGTGTTTGAGCTTTGATGTTGAAAAATTCATTTAACCTATACATTTCATGTTTATGCCTTTGTCTTTCTTGGGGCTACAGCTATGTTCTATAATGCCAGCAATAAAGTAGCTGAAATTTCAATAACAGTAATGTGCTCACCACCTTTAAGTTTTTGGCTCCATAGTATTTAAGACTCATTCAGCTGCTTGTCTGAGTGTTTCATTCTGGAGCACCTGCACCAGGGCAGCTCTTGACAGAAAAAGATTTGTGCATGTGCAGGAGGAGGAATCCCTGACAGCCCTGGTGGCAGGCATTCTGCGTCTGAACCGGCCGGCGAGCGCAGACTTTGCAACGCTGCTGCGCGAAGAGGCATGCACGGCCCTGCAGGCAGCTGTCAAGGCAGCCCTGGCTGAGGGCATGTCTCAGGGGGATGCGTGGACCGCGCTGCTCGAGCGTGCTCTGGATGCTGCCGAACTCGTGCTGCGGCGCACCTGCAACCTGGCACGGCTGCAGCGCTGCGCTCTGGCTGCACAGGCGGCGGAAGGGGCCGCCCTGGAAGCCGAGGAAGAGGCCCGGCTCGAGCAGGCTCGACGGAGCGCCCTGGCTGCCGTAGCCGAGGTAGCTCAGGAGCGCTGCGCGCGGCTCGTCCCATCCGACGCGCACCGGTCGCTGCTCAACACGGGCAGCTTCCCCGCACTGTGCCGCCGTGCCGAGCAATGCGCCGAGGATTGGGCGCAGCTGTGCGAACACCGTAGCCAAGGCAGCCTGGTGCTGGCACTGCGCACTCAGGTGTGTCTCTGGTCAGGTGGTCAGATTATTGGACATTATTCTCTTAGGTACGGCGCGAACGGCACGAAAATAAAGTGCTACTTTCCAACATGTAAACGAGGCAACCAAATAGACGAGTCATACTGCTGGCTATCAGCTTGTGTTTGTTGCTGGATTCTACAGAATACATAAGCCATATTCAAAGGAGGACATATGAAAAGGCAGCGTTAGAGCACACATGACATAttccaaagaaaaaaattcaaggaAATTCAATAGTGGAGGGGGGTTCCGAGCTTGTGTTTTGGTAAATGCCTTGCTTACACCAGGTTTGTGCACTGCAGGCGGATCGGTTCGTGAGCCGCTTCCATGAGGAGCACAAAGCCAAGCTCAGGTGAGGACATACCAGCAGCGCACAGAGCAGCGActggagagtttttttttttacaatatcaCCTTGAGGAAAATGTGGTGCCACTACCTATGTGAGAGTTACGAGGGCACTGTGACATCATGGGGATGTCGAAATATGAAAAGTTTGGTGTGTCTTGGTGTGACCTAGGATATGGTCATGCCATATCCATATCCTGGCTGCACAAATAAAGCTTCCTTAAAATGACATCTACATAAAAGTTCTTCCCTAATGCATCTTGCATTAATGTTTACTTGCCAAGCTCTTATGCTGAACTCTTTAAAGAGACGCATTTAGGCCCCTGCCATTTTTTGCAGATAGGCTATGTGGCTAGGCAGGCATCAGCAGCAAGACTATTTTCAACTCTAATTTTGGTACAGTAACaggtaaatgaaaagaaaaaaaaattagtaagaTGATGCACACTGAGTGTGCACGTTCTCATCTGTGTTCTGATTCAATCTAACTGTGAACTTCAGTGCAACTGCTCTAGTTTTGCTaaaatatatttctgtataataaTGCAGAAAAAGATGAATTTTATGCACTGTTTTATCAGTCAATCATTATGATACTGTTAGCCTCTTGAAGGCATCAGAGACATTCCCTCTGGGTAATTGTTGGACGATGGCTGTGCCACCCCTTTTCGCTGTCCGGTACATCTTGGACCTGCTCCTCTTGTAGCCTACTGCTCGACGGCGAGTTATGGGCACGGGTGGACGTGCCAAGCGAGCTGCAGAGCATGGTGGACCAGTTCCTGGGCACCCAGAGCCCACGCACGCAGGGGGGCAGTGCACCCCAATTGATGCTGGACGAGCAGCGCTACAGCGTTGCTGGCAGCACGCTGCTCTTGCTTCGCATGGTGCTCGAGTACTGCCAGTGCGCGCGGGACCTTCCCTGGGTTGGTCTGAGCCTGGCGGCCAAACTGCAGGAGCTGCTCCGGCTCTTCAACTCGCGCACCTCCCAGCTCGTGCTGGGGGCCGGAGCGCTTCAGCGTGTCGGCCTCAAGACCATTACTGCCAGCATGCTGGGTACGAACTGCTGCAATTGTTCTTGGGGTGTACTCCCTGTAAGGGACCCTCTAAATGCAAGAACGTCACGTGCATAGATATGGATGCTTGTTAAAGAACTCCAAATAGTCAAAATTACTGTTTACACTCCGGTGtacccactacagcgtgcctcataatcaggtagtGGTTTCTGCATGTGAAACTTCAGAATTTCACTCTTTTTGTGAGCCTTTATTGATCCATAATGGGTCACATACGAAAGAAATACAAGTTTGATATGTGTGACATCACAACAATGTACAGGCTTGAGGTTAAGGTCCAGTGCAAATGTCAAAACATTGAGCTTTGGCTTTAATTGTCCCTTTTAATTAATGCAAAATTAGGGAGCTTTAACCATAGCACACCACCGAAGTGTTCTTATGTACCCAAAGCACCATACCctgcttgcttttatttttttttaccccttTTGCGTTCTTGTGTATGCCCAGCAGTGCGTGTCCCCCAACTTTGGGTGTGTGAAACTTCAAAAGATTAACAAAAATATAGTTTAAAATAATGCTTTATCACTCTATATTGATTAAGTATGAGTTGAACACACATGCTAGCTTTCGAGATGCTTTCCTTCAGTCCATGTACATTGACAAAGCCAAGGGCATCTGTGCAGCCCTGGCAGCCCGCTGCCTGCAGCTGCATGTGGCGTTCTTGCCTCGTGTCAAGTCGCACTTTGAGCAGCACCTGGTGGCTCGCAAGGACAC
The sequence above is a segment of the Dermacentor variabilis isolate Ectoservices chromosome 7, ASM5094787v1, whole genome shotgun sequence genome. Coding sequences within it:
- the scat gene encoding VPS54 subunit of GARP complex scat isoform X2, giving the protein MSDGGSRPVWRHCKHCPKQRAFKTADEFRMHLRERHCTKEGGSFVCRYGEHEVCASLPLEGVSDEDYEAHVAKHHLLREYWPDAVAEARWTLHRSAQNLPAVLNDPRRSRREVDFFTRTWGDHFTEAPPAGGEGPAARITRQLFDPYLARCARSRRPCSSATATPEAAPAAGSELCLPAVFLGPELRLEEPATFAQAIPWAAGPSRLLQERLTHYLDLVEVQLARQVSLRSDAFFQAVRSHDVLAERLSSCASVAAGLRSQLARARDQLAGGGLRLLLLWRRRARQRTLCAKLQLLATLHEAQPTIQRLLASGDFARALDFIEASREIVALELAGVQSLRHLGAQLLELERHIERSMAADLARGLSAELNRPPDDLAPIGQQEEESLTALVAGILRLNRPASADFATLLREEACTALQAAVKAALAEGMSQGDAWTALLERALDAAELVLRRTCNLARLQRCALAAQAAEGAALEAEEEARLEQARRSALAAVAEVAQERCARLVPSDAHRSLLNTGSFPALCRRAEQCAEDWAQLCEHRSQGSLVLALRTQADRFVSRFHEEHKAKLSLLLDGELWARVDVPSELQSMVDQFLGTQSPRTQGGSAPQLMLDEQRYSVAGSTLLLLRMVLEYCQCARDLPWVGLSLAAKLQELLRLFNSRTSQLVLGAGALQRVGLKTITASMLALAARCLQLHVAFLPRVKSHFEQHLVARKDTARHFDAIAKEYAEHVTEIFTKLASIVSNVLDGQLAEWEVKAPVPSPAFRGIARHLTKFHTAVAELLSPTDVGALLQAVHATFRSLLARHLARLSISRDGGPQHGLVTQELIFYAEHLRSLGCPVTDSSSLWQQDEFIEAAAGPGAV
- the scat gene encoding VPS54 subunit of GARP complex scat isoform X1; this encodes MSDGGSRPVWRHCKHCPKQRAFKTADEFRMHLRERHCTKEGGSFVCRYGEHEVCASLPLEGVSDEDYEAHVAKHHLLREYWPDAVAEARWTLHRSAQNLPAVLNDPRRSRREVDFFTRTWGDHFTEAPPAGGEGPAARITRQLFDPYLARCARSRRPCSSATATPEAAPAAGSELCLPAVFLGPELRLEEPATFAQAIPWAAGPSRLLQERLTHYLDLVEVQLARQVSLRSDAFFQAVRSHDVLAERLSSCASVAAGLRSQLARARDQLAGGGLRLLLLWRRRARQRTLCAKLQLLATLHEAQPTIQRLLASGDFARALDFIEASREIVALELAGVQSLRHLGAQLLELERHIERSMAADLARGLSAELNRPPDDLAPIGQQEEESLTALVAGILRLNRPASADFATLLREEACTALQAAVKAALAEGMSQGDAWTALLERALDAAELVLRRTCNLARLQRCALAAQAAEGAALEAEEEARLEQARRSALAAVAEVAQERCARLVPSDAHRSLLNTGSFPALCRRAEQCAEDWAQLCEHRSQGSLVLALRTQADRFVSRFHEEHKAKLSLLLDGELWARVDVPSELQSMVDQFLGTQSPRTQGGSAPQLMLDEQRYSVAGSTLLLLRMVLEYCQCARDLPWVGLSLAAKLQELLRLFNSRTSQLVLGAGALQRVGLKTITASMLALAARCLQLHVAFLPRVKSHFEQHLVARKDTARHFDAIAKEYAEHVTEIFTKLASIVSNVLDGQLAEVSLATRGVRGHLLNACTSVQWEVKAPVPSPAFRGIARHLTKFHTAVAELLSPTDVGALLQAVHATFRSLLARHLARLSISRDGGPQHGLVTQELIFYAEHLRSLGCPVTDSSSLWQQDEFIEAAAGPGAV